The segment gtggtggaacagctgaaggtccagggGCAAGACAGCCCCAGCCCGTGTTCacaaccacacacgcacacacaggcatacctgtccatctcattcattcatagcccgttcactaaggataaaatagccaatccacaaaggctactttgcccactgtgttcctcaaataagttttgatcaacttcatcttggaaaaaaagagctaggagtgaatgagctacagtgcggactttctatttcatctcatctgacgcacaacagttgtaggcgacaactttcaagagatagttctacccggcgggcttccaacagtagcctcgtacagtgctaaatcacacaggcacaacattacgttcaaacttgttgctcacaccagtctgtccgctgccacagcggacacattgcctactcaagccaatctactcgcatcacattatggcagaggaagcacgctggcaacctaacataaagtaaaaagtgtgtccgttattttcaaaagatggtgctaactgcactgacactaGGCTACTTAGCAAGTAGCTCCAGATAGACTGCAAGCACCTAGAGTCGACTAACAAACCAAGTCACAAGAAGACTATTTGATGATAGTGTTTCGGCGAacatatgaaaaacaactgggatTTCCTACCTTATTTGTGTTATTTGAAGAAGGACATTCTCAAAATCGCCATATTCCAGTTAGAATCACCAAATATCCATTTGTAATTGTAATTTGGCTGACTgtagaatgacatcaccacagctactgtagatctaggaacaatgtggatagccgtttcaccagtaaagctggtgttttatacctttccatatgtatatttatcagctaaataacgaaaaacggggataggctaccacgcagcaacatacgtgattctttacttcttaatattgttgtcgttgttgcactgcacttctgttctttgtgagcagtaaacctgcctctagccccaaagttggggtagctatggggttgctgaccacgctcttgtcgacgcttccatccgtctgtatttaaaaaaaaaaataaataaataattatagtgtgcgattaaaatgcgttattttttttaacgcgctaatatgtgtgtagttaattaatcgaaattaacgcgctaaagtcccagccctaattttaatcCCTTACTAAAATCATTGGCACACAACATTCTCTTTCCCATCAAGGCCTTTGTGAGCTCTTTATTTCTTAGCACGATGACACCTCACATTAAACAGCAAAGAGAGCAGCAAGTCCTCAGTATCAGAGATTTAAACAAAGCCAGCTCTGCTCTTAAAAAGCTTCCAAAGGTGCGATGCAGGTCTGCTCCCGGTTTCCATGAGACCGGTGGGTTTAATAATGACAGGTCATGTGTTTCAGTGCCTGAAATGAGTTAATAAGTACTGTTTCATAAGGGACAGAAAGTTTGCTTGTTTAGATACGTTGGAAAAAGTCCATATGacacttagtttttttttttttctaaatgtcaGATTTAAACCACAGTCAAACTCCTTTGGTTTACAACCGATGAAAGAACAACTGGAAGCCGTCTAGATGCTCATCCACCACTTTGGCTCTGTGGAAGCACTATGATGCTTATGATCATCAGTGAATGTGTTTTTCCTCCGAGCTGACTGGCAGCCGGTTGTCTAGCAGGCATTCAGGGAGCACACGCTGATTGACAGAGAAGTGTCAGGGTGGCGACCTATCCTGTCTAGCTGAAGTGTGAGAAGATTTTAGAGGCTAAGAGAGGGCGAGCAGGGTCGTCTCTGCAGCGGCTTCAGCCTGCAGCGAGTCGCTGTGTGCAGCAGAACGACAGGCAGGACTCAGAGTTAGAAATGTGATGAggatgtgtgtatgtatgtatgcttcACTGCTTCACTTTTTGCATGTGTCACTAACAGCAGTCTACCAAACAGGCGTCTCGAGCTCAAATCCTAGACAAAGCCACAGAATACATCCAGTATATGAGGCGAAAAAACCACACGCACCAGCAGGACATCGACGACCTGAAGAGGCAGAACGCACTGCTGGAACAGCAAGGTAACCACAGCTGGATTTCAGACTCATCATCTCCAGTTCATGTGAACACCGTCTGATTCTTTTTGTTGTAACCCGAGGCCTGTATGAGTCTTTGGGGCTCAGCGAGGTGGCTTCAGGTTTATTAATACGGTGTTCTTGTGCTGCATAACCTGCTCTGGAACGCTCATATTCAAGATAACAGACCAGTAACAGACCTCTTACTCACCAATCGCTCAttgtgattttaaactttttacaCATGTGCATTTAAAGGCTTGGAAGTAGCGTTGAATAAGAAGATATTAAGAATTAAATCCCATTTCCCAGGAAATTAACTCAGCTTTTTGTAAATCAGCCAAATTGAGccatattttatttaatgtttgCTCTTTACTCGCTCCGAAGACTGTTTGAACACAGGCAGGACCACTAAAGTTCTTTTACACCATAATATTACACCTGCAACACATCAGTTTAATGGACGGCGCAGTTGTGACTAAAGTCGGATTGACTTGTGCCTTACTGTTGGAACAGGCTGTTTTATACTCACACTGACAGCTTTTCCTCCCTCCTAATGACCAGAAGTGTGAAACCATTATCTGTAATTGTGGGGCTTGGTGAAAAGACATTCTCACTCAAGGTTTCAGGCCAAAAGTTGGGACTTCCTGCCATCTTCTTCTGACTTTATCTGCGacggtcttttttttcttgaacacgtcttcagtttttttccctcttcggTTCCTTCGCTGTTCGTCTTCGCCTCACCTCCTCCTTCCATgattgtttttgtgtctgtgtttatgcAGTTCGTGCTCTGGAAAAAGTGAAGGGCTCTGCGCAGCTCCAGGCCAGCTACTCATCGTCCGACAGCAGCCTGTACACCAACCCCAAAGGCAGCGCCGTTTCGGCATTCGACGGGGGCTCGGACTCCAGCTCCGAGTCGGAGACAGAGGAGCCGCCCAACAGGAAGAAGCTGCGCGTGGAAGCAAGTTAGAAAGCCGGGCAGCTGAAAAGCTGGCGTACGCAGGGGGTGGCGGGGCGCAGGGGGGGGCCAGAAGAGTtggccttcaaagctctcgaGGCTCATCAGCCCTTCCTCTCCTTCATGCCAACAACAGCCCCCGCTTCCCTCGCCACTCTCGTCGTTCTGTCTCCTCTATTTCTGGTCGTGCTCGTACTTGAGACTCGCGTCCCCTGAAATGTCCTCACAACGCCGCCAAAATCGTCTGTCCAGCCGATTTCCATCAGCAGGGGAGAGGAAGCAAACAAGTGGAAGACGGCCGCTTCAGTCTATCAAGAGAGCTTCAGGTGTCTCGCCTCACATCcccctttgttttgtttctggtGCTCCATCATTttgcccccccctcccccctcttagcggcaacaacaacaacaatccaAAACTCAAAAAGAGGCAGCTTGGCTACTTGAGGACTTGATGCTTTTTTTGTACCCTCAGTaaagcccccctccccctcccaaCCCCCTCCTCTCCCGGTTAATGTTTGGGGCAGAAGGGGAAGCCAGGCGTACTCTTCCAAGCACTgctttattatatatttttttgtttattttgttattcttGATAAAAACCTGTTTaggatttacacacacacacacacctagaTAAAACGTCCTGAAAAAGTTtacctttttaaaataaaaaaaatctaaatatttgtagcctacttttTTTCCACTAAACAATGTGAAGATGCTTTGAGCAAATGTTAAAGTGATACCCACCTCAGGCCCACTGGCTCGCAGATGTTTTCTGCCCGACACGTTTGTTAACAcaagattaaaaagaaaagaaaaagaaaactcctTTTGTTGGAACTGATGTTTTGAGGGAGAATATTCCTAAACTTGTATCGTATTTTGTCCTTTAGCTAAGTAGTGAATGACTTTAGGTGGCTGAAAACATTAGGCAtctcatttttttaattatacaaAGCATTAATTGGATGTTTTCAAGGTTTCAAAGGTATGTTATGCATTTTGTAGTAATCACACGAGTCGTGGAGAAAATGCCAATTTGTCACGTATAGTTTTCTTTGAAGGTATGAAATAGGTATTGAATGTTAAAAGGTAGCTCCTGGCGTTTGCAGTACAAGGAGACCAGATGAGTCCCTGTCAATGTGTTGTGCTTTACACAGTAAAATAATCAATGTTGCTGAATTCCcccaaggaaaaaaaacaggaagcatTTTGCGTATCTAGGAaacgtgtgtgtatgtatattgtTTCCATTTTATTTCCAGTTAGGAGGATATAATTAGTGTAGTGGGTCTTTGTTTGTCTGATTCCATTCCATGGAAATTACAAGTATGTTGTACATACTGCCAACAATTGTCTTGCAAGTTGAGGCCTACCTTTACTATGAGACTATAAAATAAACTATTTTATCCTTTAAAGTACTCTGTGTGGTTGATGAGCTGTCAAAAAGGAAATATGCACATTTTAATGGTTGGGtttccacctccagctcccaGTTGGCCCGAGCAGTGGTTCCCAACGTGGGCCTCATTTGGATTTGCTATAACTTTACAGGTATCGCTACAACCAAAAACACTGACATTTATTTGTGACAATGATAGTTAGATTTATTAATGCATGGCCATGGATTATCAATGTACGCAAATTCATTGTGTTTTATGGTCACAACAtaggaaaacgtggtattgttgCACTTACAATATTGGGGAAGGATCATTTAttctgaatttattttaattttgggATAAATTATGATCTACAATCTCTCGTTAAAAGGTTGGTGTAAAATGAATagtttaaaaccaaaaaaacaagttgacatcttcaaaagtaaggctttccATCTGTTTATAAGTGGagataaaatgttaattatAACATGGTGCTAATGCAAATGAAAGGGGCCTGTCGTGAGGTTGAAATGGTAAAACGGGCCAATCGCAGAGGAAGAGTAGAAACGTGGCCAATGATTGAGTACAATCATCTGAACTAACGAGCCTGAAAGCCAACAGGAGACAACTGATGTGGAGCTGAATGCTTTGCCTGGTGAAGAAAGCCACCTCGGTATACTGTCGGGATACCTCGAGATACAAACCGCGGGTTCCACGCCTGAACAAAAAGGCCACATGAAACTAATCTAAAAGATCAAGACTGCACAAATGAGTCTGAAAAAGGCCGAGAAACCACACCAGCTTCACATTTTGCTCAGATTCGCTTAAAATGTTGCAAAACAGAAAGGAAACCACTTcacagggggaaaaaatgaaTATTGAGATGTACTGCGAAAACATAAGAGGCCAAATGAATGAAGTCATCCTGCTGACCTCAACCTAACAGAGCATCTTTTGAGTCACTGAAAGAACAAAGACTCACAACCGAGCAGCGACTAAGGACAGCTGCAGTGAGGGCCTGACAAAGCCTGTCGAGGAAGGATCCAGACTTCAAGCACTCAAGTATAAAAAATAATCCCGATAATCATGTTCATCACTTTTGAGTTTGTGTAAAATAACAGgttagaggttttttttttctcggttTGTCTTAGTCTCTTTTAATATATTCACATAGTGTTTTTAAAGTTAAATAAGTGAAACAAGTTGTCAACATCGCAAATGAGTTTTCCATCTTGGAATGGCAACGCTCCAGCTGCAGGTTCACAAGCAAAGATTTTAAACCAACCTGCAGAGCGTCAACTCCAGGGCTTtaactttagcagcatgttgttgttatctgtTAAAATGCAGCCAAGAGGAAAGTGTCTGCCTGTGTGGACTTGTTTCACATGTGGCAGAGAAGAGAGGCGGGGACACTTTGCATATTCGCTTATCACAGTCAAATAAATTAGGCAAGGATCAGAGTTACATTTAAGCCATTTTGAGGCACAACAGGGATATtttcaagggaaaaaaaaacccccAGAAATGAGGCTCCAAACTCAGATGTGTCCAAAGTCCACAAACAAACACGCCAACACCATTATGAAAATGCTGTATCAAGTTTTATTGTTTGAGATCATACTGAAACCTTCCAAAGTTACACTTTTCAGAGAATGAAAAACTTAGGCAATGCAAGCAAGAATTCAGCTGAAGTTGAAGCTGTTCAGGCAAAACTGGAGACCTTTATGCAGGCGAACCCTACTAAACCCCAGCCCTCTCGTCCTCTGAGGGTCCATCATCCCGCTGGCTCTCTCGGGTAGTCCACATCAGACCTGGCTGCGGCTCCCTGGGCTGAGTCGAATCTCCCAGATTTGGCCGGTTCACACGCTCAGCGACGCCTCCGCCGAGGATAAACTAGGACAGAGGCTCGGCTGATGCGGCGGCCGGTTGCGATGGGCTGGTGCTGGCAGAGGCTCCCGGCTGCCTGCTGTCGTCCGGAACCGACAGCCGCAGGAAGTGCTGCAGGGCCTGAGCCACCTTCTCCGGACAAATGTTGTAAACTGGATGAGTTGGAGcctaaaagttaaaaacagaaTGATAACGTATTTGATTCGGTGTAGGTGTGACTGTAGTTTCACTGCGATTCGAGCAGTGTGtgcacacatttacacataaaCATATATGTTCCTGCTGTCACGTTGTCTGCAGTTTTAATCTACCGGCTGAAATGCACCAGTATGCATGGGGGCAGACTTACTGTCACCAACTGTGAGTGCCAGTAAGACAACCTGAGTGCCACTCATATCTTTGTGTGTCACCACGTGCCATTTGTCTTGTTTCCActgcttttcttttcagtttcagCTAACTGACTGCATTAAAACAATAGGACGTTTCACTTTGACTtactaagaaaaaacaaaacaacaaagaaactaCAAGCTGGAAAAATGAAATGGTGCAAATATGCCCAAAGCAAAATTGTAATTGAGTTAATTAGACATGAGGCTTTTAGTTAATCTAACATTATCTATGCATTAATAAGACCCCGGATCATTATGAGGCACGGTGTTCTGTTTCGTGCCCCCACCTTTGTAGtttttttgctttgtgtctAATTTTCCGTCTCATTCAGACGGTCTTAGAGGTAGTTTAACGTTTTGTAATGGTTGTATTTGGTCATTGTGTTTAGCCCTGGGTTCAAATAGcatctttttttattgtttttcattgGCTATTCTATGTACATTTGAGGCTGTTTAGGatgttatgtgttttttttctggctttGTTGTCGTCTTTCCGTGTCTGGGACATACATTATATTTCTGTAATAAGACCAGGAGCACTCTGACTGCTGGGCCCCAAAGCTCATTCAGTAATCTGTCCATATATGTAGTTatagtttaaaagaaaaagactttAAGTCCATGCCACTGTCTGCTCAGCTGTTCTGTTAATCATGCAGCAGAGTGTAATAAACCAGAGATTTCAGCCTATTAAGTGAGCTTATGAGATGCTGGTTGGCAGATTTTGAGACCTTTGGACAAAACGATACTGGCCGTTTCCCTGATGTCAGAGTGGGACTTTTCCATGGATTTAAATGGGAAGTAATACACAAAGGCAAACGTGGATCTAAATAAATGTCACGTATTTCCTCATAAAACGTCATAAAATCTATTGCAAACAATATTTAATCAGCTTCTGAATAAGTTTCTTCACACCGCCCGTCCCCGTCGCTGCTGCATGCTCACCAATCTGTTCTCCTCCTTGCCGAGGATCATCTCGTGATGGAGGTCAGTGTTTCCAAAGTGTTGTGCTATAGAGAGGCCGCTCAGGCAGTAACACGTGTGGTAAAAGTCTCTCGATCTGGAAACACAAAAGCATCACAGCAAAGTACAAATGATACTCATGAGCATAAGCACATGAATCCTATTTGATTGCAGTGTGTAAATGTGCGCTGCCTTTACgtgcgcgcgcgcgtgtgtgtgtgtgtgtgtgagagcagaTGGTGCGGTACTGACTTGCCAGGCTTATCCAGAAGGCCCCCTCCTGGATTTTGACAGCACAGCAGGATGTACTCTTGCAAGGCCTGCTGCTCAAACATCCACCACTGCCGACTCAGCTCCGACTCTCCTGCGCAAACGCAGATCAGTAAGTCCAAAATTGTGAGAACTCTACCACGGATACGcaacagaacaaacaaaagacAAACGAAACtgataaaaagaaacaacacgtAACGTATCGGTTTTAACGGgcgaaaaaaaagggaaaactttTAAATCTGGAGACAATAGATTAAAAACAGAGGCTTTATGAAATAATCAAAACCTCCAGTCAATGAAAAACTGGTTAAAgccaaaatccatccatccatcatcatcattaagGGGGTGTGAATGTAACACACAGGCCTCTTCCCATCGAAGCAGAGCCGTGTCAGTGGTGATTGGCAACTGTTAACTTCTTTTGGAACTCAAAATGAACCCAGTCTGAGGGTCAATTTATTGCAATTGAAAATAGTTCAAATCCTACCCATCCTGGAGTTCAAAATGTAACTCAAACGGTTTACTAATAGCTACTTGTTCATGCGGTTCGTGAACAACCTTTTCGAGCCAAAATGAGAACGCACCTTCTTTGAATAAGGCTCTGTGAAGTAGAGGCAAAAGTCCAGCTTGCCAGAAAGAGTAGCACCCGTCCACCAGTTTGTTACAGCGGCCTTGGAAACCTCCCTCGAATCGCATCTGTCTGCTGACCACCCAGCGCTGAGGAGAAAAGGTGACAAACGCACGTTTAAAGCGATTTAAATGTGAACGTAAAGCTTGTTTACACACATGTGAATCCCCCTGGGACTCCAAATGTGAACTCAGAGTCAGTCTGAGGGGAATTACACGTCACCAGCACCCCGTCAGTGTCCACAGAGGACCGGAGACCGAGTCAAAGCAGAGGGAGGTCTTAATATTTCAGAAATGGAAAGGGACTTGCTGTATAGTTGCCACGGAAACAGCTAATTGACACACATTCAGTCTGCTCGGCTGGGATTGAGTAATTATGGGATATTAGGTTTAATAACAGTCTAGTCTGCCTGAGGAAGAGGAAGCAGGGATGTTTAACTGAATAATTCAAGGAGGTGGATGTCCACTCCAGCTGAGTTACAGAACTGTGTGCTCCTTCATACACACACCTGATACACACACCTGATATACAGTTAGAGAGTTTTTAAGCTCAATCCCCCTTTTCTCATTTTCACATAGGTTCAACATGAAAGAATCAGTTAGCTGACATGCAAATACACTCGGATCAGATGACGTTTTACATGATCTCAAAGGAATCAAACATGCTGCTGCTCGTGAAATCATTTCACTTCCTCTTTAGCTGGCAGGTAATACACAACGTGGTTCTCCTACGACCCCAGCACCATCGTCAGATAAAGCAGCGAGCAGCAGTAAATTAAAAGAGAGGAATTTATGGTTCTCACTTCAAAGTGCCCATTTTTAAGTTTTGAACACACTTTAAAGACCTCCAAAGTGTTCATTCCCTTCACTTTTCAGAGTTTTGTACAAATTCCAAGCAGAGTCCAGTCGATGCTCCTCACGAGAGTAGAGACTTAATAATTCTGGGTTTAAAATAGTCGCATAGACCTGTGAGCTGCCAGCAATGGAAATCTTTCCTCAAAGTTAATGATTAATTCATCCTCTCCAAGATGAAACCGGGACTATCTCATGCAGCGACTTATCCTACGTCACCTTATAGAGGACGACCTGAACAGCGACCGCAGAACAGAAATGAAACTAAGTTGGACTGGAACTCTGAGACTTGGTGTGCCGTTTGGTTTAGTGGACATTGCTTCCGAAGTTACTTCCAGATCAGCAGAAATAATAGACAGAAACACTTAATGTGACCATAATACAGCCATGGTACATGACAAATGTGGTGACCATTAATGAGTCTTAAAGTACATTTGTGAACATATCATTGAAAAGTTGGTCTTGCATAACATGTCTTTGTTATAATAACTTCATATAATGAGTTCaactttaaagtttaaagaaatAAGACATGTTTTTAACACACTGTTTTACCCTTTTTATACTAAAATGAGCTATAGCTAGGTGTGCCCCTTTTAAAAAACAGACTCAAACCCTTTCCAAGTGCCAGCAGCAACGTGTTGACCTTAAAAGCGCTGAAGGCTACACATGCACTCACAGAACTAGTTGTGTTTGGCAACTTCTTTTTCCTCCTGGCTACAAAAACAGGATGGAATAATGTTGCACATTACCCTACAGGCTGCAGTAATGAGCGATCTCTGACAAGCGTGACTCTCTGAGAGTTAAATCAATATCTTCAGCGGCTGGAGTCATTTGATGCAGGACTGAATACTTAACTCTTTCTCATTTCAGACAAAAGTCTGAGGCTTGTGGGGGATTCTATAAAACTTTATGGACAGTGTACTAATGATTAATTACCTTACCTATCATAGACCTGCATCATAGCTCAAACAAAACATGCCATGACACATATTAGTGTCAGAGTGTGACATTTTAATGTGACATGGACTTTGATAAGTAGGCTGTTCCTGCAGCTCGTGTTTATGATGAGTTAAGTAGTCCGGGTTGATGTTAACATTTGCATTAAAAGTGTAAAAACTTGCCGAATGACTCTGGTGCAGAACAACCCTTCAAATGAAGTGTTAAGTTCTGATGTAATGTTTGCTTTGAACACAAGACTTTTATTGTCTTACACTGATATCAAACAACATTTTATTGCTCGCGTCCTGGTGTCGACTTTCCCCTTTTGCTGCGTCTCTAAAGACTCTTCAGGAAAGGACAGACGGCTGAGGCTCTGCTCTCCTGTCACTGTGAACAATTTTACAAACCAGTTAACAAGTGGATTTTTGACCAGGTACATGCAAATTGGATTTTAACTGCACAACATTTGAATAGATTAGATGAATAGGCTACAGTTCTGATATCCCGACATACTGACTGCACACAAGACGTCTGCAACAGAATCCCTGCACATAACTCTGGAGATCTTTGCCAATGATGAAGCTCTGTTGCTACTGTCCTCATTCCGTACTTTTTAAGGAGAAAAATGACTTCAGAATTTCAATGCAGGAATCAATAAAGTATTGGCTTAAGCCAAAGCTAGATGAACTGTATACGAGGAGAAGAAGTTATCAATTATCTTATGGAATGAAatctcttcttctctgcttcTGTGTTCAAGAAACAAGATAATGCTCACACACAAAGGCTCTGTTGAGACTGATAGGGAATGAAGGAATTGAGTTTGAGGAATGAAAGAGCGAAGGAGGAGGCTCACTCACTAGCAAGGCTTTGAGATCCAGCATATGTTCTTTACCCAGGATGACGAGGGCGGCCGTGCCACAGAAAGAATAACCACCGTGGGCCTCCAAACCTGGAACTCCACTCAGACCGCCCTCCCAGTTCTGACACCTGCAGTCAGGAGAAACAGTAACTAAAAGATGCAATCAAACCACATCCTGGATAATAGAGATTATAGAGAAACTGCAACAAAAAAAGGCTTTATTACTGAGCCGCAGCTTCCTTCAGCCGTACCTGAGGATCCAGTTGGTCGTGTCCTCAAACAGTTTAGGAGTGATGATGTTCGTGAGCGATGCTACAGAAGCTGCACAGTAGGCACTCCTATGAAAGCACAAAATATGGGCTGATACAGATCAACAACAAAAGATGTGGGCATGCCAGAAGCCTGCTCAGATTACATTCGTCTTCCAAAGCATTGTGCTTTCAGACTGCTGGCAGACCGAACAAAAACATCGTTTAGTTGGGCATTCACCGGCGCTATAAAGTCATCACGGGGGACATTTTGTTTTCCTGAACTGTGAAGCTTTCACAACTATTAACTTATCAAGAATTGATCAATTAAAGTTGAATTAAAGAGCCCACgtgtctaaaacctgcaggagcATGCTCAGTGGTCGTCTcataaaataagctaaaagaaaaaaaaaacattgattctttaaaactaaaataatgCTGCTTCTCTCTTACTCTGTGCGCTCTGTCACGTCCCTGCTGATGGAAATGGGAACAAACAGCAGTTATCCAGTACAACAAAGTCTGTGTTCAGTGATTTCTTAAAAACAGCTGGGGTCTGTAGACTCGTTGAGGACTTTTTTCAGTTAAGGACAGACACACAGTTTGTGTCTGCAGCGTGTACTGGCAGCAGCAAATAAGAGTCTGCACCACTGACTCCAGATAAATCTACAGAAGCCAAATTCATGTTAATGCAGCCGTGTTTAGGGACTATGGAGATCGATAGCACAGATGATTAGGTTATGTTTTAATTTCAGAAAACAGCGTGATGAATGAAGGAATTGTCATTTTTTTGTCCTTTAAGAGAATTTTttgaaaggaagaaaaatagTGAGCATGATCAAATTCATAGTGGAATTAATGGTAGCTCTGAGCAGTTCCTGCTACTTCTGATGCTaataaaacctttttaaaaCCCACAGGACCAACTCAGATATGACTATGGCTGCTTTTCTTGGCTTATTAGAAGCTGACATTTTTAAGAAGCGTGGTTTTCACTGACACCGATAGTACACTCAGAGCTTTTATTAATTTAACAAACTCATAATAAAAGCTCAGGGAAATTTCAATTATTGGTGATCAGATAACTGGCTCCTCTGAAAGTGAATACGCCAGTTTGACTCTTGAGGTTCTTTGAAACAGAGAACGGCGCCTGAAACACAACT is part of the Odontesthes bonariensis isolate fOdoBon6 chromosome 24, fOdoBon6.hap1, whole genome shotgun sequence genome and harbors:
- the fntb gene encoding protein farnesyltransferase subunit beta codes for the protein MDGMPTSLRCFSEHHAAEMFVDDGVETVTSVEQKKVESSIEEVITVYKQIHSLRQPTLLREQHYQYLKKGLRHLSDAYECLDASRPWLCFWILHSLELLEEPIPAVVASDVCQFLAHCQSPTGGFSGGPGQHAHLAPTYAAVNALCIIGTEEAFNVINREKLLDFLWSVKQPDGSFVMHVGGEVDIRSAYCAASVASLTNIITPKLFEDTTNWILRCQNWEGGLSGVPGLEAHGGYSFCGTAALVILGKEHMLDLKALLRWVVSRQMRFEGGFQGRCNKLVDGCYSFWQAGLLPLLHRALFKEGESELSRQWWMFEQQALQEYILLCCQNPGGGLLDKPGKSRDFYHTCYCLSGLSIAQHFGNTDLHHEMILGKEENRLAPTHPVYNICPEKVAQALQHFLRLSVPDDSRQPGASASTSPSQPAAASAEPLS
- the max gene encoding protein max isoform X5 → MSDNDDIEVDSDEESPRYHSVADKRAHHNALERKRRDHIKDSFHSLRDSVPALQGEKASRAQILDKATEYIQYMRRKNHTHQQDIDDLKRQNALLEQQVRALEKVKGSAQLQASYSSSDSSLYTNPKGSAVSAFDGGSDSSSESETEEPPNRKKLRVEAS
- the max gene encoding protein max isoform X1 → MSDNDDIEVDSDEESPRYHSVADKRAHHNALERKRRDHIKDSFHSLRDSVPALQGEKVGNAQPQSTKQASRAQILDKATEYIQYMRRKNHTHQQDIDDLKRQNALLEQQVRALEKVKGSAQLQASYSSSDSSLYTNPKGSAVSAFDGGSDSSSESETEEPPNRKKLRVEAS
- the max gene encoding protein max isoform X4 yields the protein MSDNDDIEVDSDADKRAHHNALERKRRDHIKDSFHSLRDSVPALQGEKVGNAQPQSTKQASRAQILDKATEYIQYMRRKNHTHQQDIDDLKRQNALLEQQVRALEKVKGSAQLQASYSSSDSSLYTNPKGSAVSAFDGGSDSSSESETEEPPNRKKLRVEAS
- the max gene encoding protein max isoform X3 — its product is MSDNDDIEVDSDEESPRYHSVADKRAHHNALERKRRDHIKDSFHSLRDSVPALQGEKQSTKQASRAQILDKATEYIQYMRRKNHTHQQDIDDLKRQNALLEQQVRALEKVKGSAQLQASYSSSDSSLYTNPKGSAVSAFDGGSDSSSESETEEPPNRKKLRVEAS
- the max gene encoding protein max isoform X7; protein product: MSDNDDIEVDSDADKRAHHNALERKRRDHIKDSFHSLRDSVPALQGEKASRAQILDKATEYIQYMRRKNHTHQQDIDDLKRQNALLEQQVRALEKVKGSAQLQASYSSSDSSLYTNPKGSAVSAFDGGSDSSSESETEEPPNRKKLRVEAS
- the max gene encoding protein max isoform X2, which encodes MSDNDDIEVDSDEESPRYHSVADKRAHHNALERKRRDHIKDSFHSLRDSVPALQGEKVGNAQPASRAQILDKATEYIQYMRRKNHTHQQDIDDLKRQNALLEQQVRALEKVKGSAQLQASYSSSDSSLYTNPKGSAVSAFDGGSDSSSESETEEPPNRKKLRVEAS
- the max gene encoding protein max isoform X6, which gives rise to MSDNDDIEVDSDADKRAHHNALERKRRDHIKDSFHSLRDSVPALQGEKQSTKQASRAQILDKATEYIQYMRRKNHTHQQDIDDLKRQNALLEQQVRALEKVKGSAQLQASYSSSDSSLYTNPKGSAVSAFDGGSDSSSESETEEPPNRKKLRVEAS